In one window of Solanum pennellii chromosome 2, SPENNV200 DNA:
- the LOC107009494 gene encoding cold-responsive protein kinase 1-like gives MSCCFFGDRKKGHDLVHHDTRDAGGDSIASTKNFSFNELRLATNNFHQINKIGRGGFGTVYKGTLKQGKDVAVKTLAAESRQGLREFLTEIETISNVKHPNLVEIIGCCADGNNRILVYEYLENRSLDRALFGSRTSVKLEWEKRTTICLGTARGLAYLHEEIVPHIVHRDIKASNILLDKDYTPKIGDFGLAKLFPDNITHISTKIAGTTGYLAPEYVLGGQLTMKADVYSFGVLILEAVSGKSSSSRIWQGDKRSLLEWSWRLYQEEKLLELVDEELDEYPEREVVRYIKTALFCTQANANRRPMMSQVIEMLSRNIQLNEKELTPPGFFEDSEGSVQSKLKISGGNTSQQSSVHITITQVTPR, from the exons ATGAGTTGTTGCTTCTTTGGCGACCGGAAAAAGGGTCATGATCTCGTTCACCATGATACAAGAGATGCAGGAG GTGACTCCATTGCAAGCACAAAGAATTTTTCATTTAACGAATTAAGATTAGCAACCAACAACTtccatcaaattaataaaatagggCGAGGCGGTTTTGGCACAGTATACAAG GGAACTCTAAAACAAGGAAAAGATGTTGCTGTGAAGACACTAGCAGCAGAATCAAGGCAGGGTTTGCGGGAGTTTTTGACAGAAATTGAGACAATATCAAATGTCAAACATCCAAATCTAGTTGAGATAATTGGATGCTGTGCTGATGGAAATAACCGGATTTTGGTCTATGAATATTTAGAAAATAGAAGCCTTGACCGAGCACTGTTTG GTTCAAGGACTAGTGTTAAGTTAGAATGGGAAAAAAGGACTACTATTTGCTTGGGTACAGCTCGAGGTCTTGCATATCTACATGAAGAAATAGTGCCACATATAGTGCACAGGGATATAAAAGCTAGTAATATTCTGCTTGACAAGGATTATACACCAAAAATTGGAGATTTTGGGCTTGCTAAACTTTTCCCAGATAACATCACTCATATCAGCACAAAGATAGCAGGAACAAC TGGCTACCTGGCGCCTGAATATGTATTAGGCGGACAATTAACGATGAAGGCTGATGTTTACAGTTTTGGGGTCCTAATACTGGAAGCAGTCAGTGGCAAGAGCAGCAGCAGCAGAATTTGGCAAGGTGATAAGAGGTCACTTCTTGAATGG TCCTGGCGGCTCTATCAAGAGGAGAAACTATTGGAGTTGGTGGATGAAGAACTAGATGAATATCCGGAGAGAGAAGTCGTCAGGTACATCAAGACAGCTCTGTTTTGCACACAAGCAAATGCAAACAGAAGACCAATGATGAGCCAGGTTATTGAGATGCTTTCAAGAAATATCCAGCTAAATGAGAAAGAACTTACACCACCTGGTTTTTTCGAAGATTCTGAAGGAAGCGTGCAATCAAAATTGAAGATATCTGGAGGTAATACTAGTCAACAAAGTTCTGTGCACATCACAATTACTCAAGTGACCCCTAGATAA
- the LOC107011351 gene encoding clathrin light chain 1-like yields the protein MAAFDAFSMDGEVPAPAASTPFDDGDYDGSYTAFSNADTPPFHGSGGFGGDYDEVTVEHVSHTVDSPDPYGYGSDSFPNQTGSFGASAAPISNGNGKPYDLGEDTEGIFSSDGPVLPPPNEMREEGFALREWRRQNAIRLEEKEKREKEIRSQIIEEGEEYKKAFYEKRNLSIETNKTTNREKEKLYLTSQEKFHKEADKQYWKAIAELIPKEVPSIEKKGRKKDQDKKPSITVVQGPKPGKPTDLSRMRHILLKLKHTPPPHMIPPPPAPAKDAKVGKDGKDTKDAKAGKDGKDTKNAKDTVAPNGTPDAPPGDAKVTQTSEEPTAAE from the exons ATGGCTGCATTTGATGCGTTCAGTATGGACGGTGAGGTACCGGCACCGGCGGCATCAACACCGTTCGATGATGGAGACTACGACGGCTCTTACACCGCCTTCTCCAACGCCGATACGCCGCCGTTTCACGGCTCTGGAGGATTCGGTGGAGACTATGACGAAGTGACGGTGGAACACGTATCTCATACCGTCGATAGTCCCGATCCCTACGGGTACGGGTCAGATTCGTTTCCTAACCAAACCGGTTCATTTGGAGCTTCTGCAGCTCCGATCTCGAACGGGAATGGTAAGCCCTACGATCTAGGTGAAGATACTGAGGGAATTTTCAGTTCCGATGGACCCGTTCTCCCCCCTCCGAATGAAATGCGTGAGGAAGGTTTTGCGCTCCGCGAATGGCGAAG GCAAAATGCTATCCGTCttgaggagaaggagaagagagaaaaggaAATCAGAAGCCAAATTATTGAGGAAGGTGAAGAATATAAGAAAGCATTCTATGAGAAAAGAAATCTCAGTATTGAGACCAACAAGACAACTAACCGCGAGAAAGAGAAG CTGTACTTGACTAGTCAAGAGAAGTTCCATAAAGAAGCTGATAAGCAATATTGGAAAGCCATAGCAGAGCTCATTCCCAAGGAGGTGCCCAGCATTGAGAAGAAGGGAAGGAAGAAGGATCAAGATAAGAAGCCATCCATCACAGTCGTCCAAGGGCCTAAACCTGGGAAACCTACCGATCTTTCAAGGATGCGCCACATACTGCTGAAGCTTAAGCACACCCCACCACCTCACATGATACCACCCCCTCCTGCCCCTGCCAAGGATGCCAAAGTTGGGAAGGATGGAAAAGACACCAAGGATGCCAAAGCTGGAAAGGACGGAAAAGACACCAAGAATGCTAAAGATACTGTAGCACCAAATGGGACTCCAGATGCACCTCCCGGTGATGCCAAAGTTACTCAGACATCAGAAGAACCTACTGCTGCAGAATGA
- the LOC107011010 gene encoding RNA polymerase II C-terminal domain phosphatase-like 1 isoform X2 — translation MSLGREELHLVAMQSKNIGGQCPCFWGFKVASGLYDSCLTMLNLRCLGIVFDLDETLIVANTMRSFEDRIEALQRKINSESDPQRASVMLAEVKRYQEDKIILKQYAENDQVVDNGKVIRSQSEVFPALSDNHQPIVRPLIRLQDRNIILTRINPMIRDTSVLVRLRPAWEDLRSYLTARGRKRFEVYVCTMAERDYALEMWRLLDPDSNLINSQELLDRIVCVKSGLRKSLFNVFQDGNCHPKMALVIDDRLKVWDDKDQPRVHVVPAFAPYFAPQAEGNNSVPVLCVARNVACNVRGGFFKDFDEGLLQRISEVAYEDDIKQVPSAPDVSNYLISEDDPSAVNGNKDSLGFDGMADSEVERRLKEAMLASTSVPSQMTNLDPRLVPALQYPVPPVISQPSIQGPVVPFPTQHLPQVTSVLKSSATQISPQDTSLQSSPAREEGEVPESELDPDTRRRLLILQHGQDTRDQVSSEPKFPIGTPLQVSVPPRVQPHGWFPAEEEMSPRQLNRPLPPKEFPLNPESMHINKNRPPHPPFLPKMETSMPSDRVLFENQRLPKEVFPRDDRMRFSQSQPSFRPPGEDVPLGRSSSSNRVLDLEPGHYDPYLDTPAGALQDIAFKCGVKVEFRSSFLSSPELQFCLEVLFAGEKVGEGIGRTRREAQRHAAEESLMYLADKYLSCIKADSSSTQGDGFRFPNASDNGFVENMSPFGYQDRVSHSFASEPPRVLDPRLEVFKKSVGSVGALRELCAIEGLGLAFQTQPQLSVNPGQKSEIYAQVEIDGQVFGKGIGPTWDDAKTQAAERALVALKSELAQFSHKRQGSPRSLQQQGFSNKRLKPEYSRGVQQRVPLSGRFPKNTSAMP, via the exons ATGTCACTTGGAAGAGAGGAACTTCATTTAGTCGCCATGCAGTCTAAGAATATTGGCGGACAATGTCCTTGCTTTTGGGGATTTAAGGTTGCATCAGGGCTTTATGATTCTTGTCTAACAATGCTAAACCTCAGGTGTCTTGGCATTGTATTTGATCTTGATGAGACACTCATAGTTGCCAACACAATGCGTTCATTTGAGGATAGAATAGAGGCCTTGCAGCGGAAAATAAATTCAGAGTCAGATCCGCAACGTGCCTCTGTTATGCTGGCTGAGGTCAAGCGTTACCAGgaggataaaattattttaaagcaaTATGCCGAAAATGATCAGGTTGTTGACAATGGAAAGGTGATCAGATCTCAGTCTGAGGTTTTCCCCGCATTGTCTGATAATCACCAACCTATTGTCAGACCCCTGATTAGGTTGCAAGATAGAAACATTATTCTTACTCGTATTAATCCAATG ATCCGTGATACTAGTGTTCTTGTGAGATTGAGACCTGCTTGGGAGGATCTCCGAAGCTATCTGACTGCAAGGGGTCGGAAGCGCTTTGAAGTTTATGTGTGCACAATGGCTGAAAGAGATTATGCTTTAGAAATGTGGCGCCTTCTTGATCCAGATTCAAACTTGATTAACTCGCAAGAACTCTTGGATCGTATTGTCTGTGTCAAGTCTG GCTTGAGGAAATCTTTGTTCAATGTATTCCAAGATGGAAATTGTCATCCTAAGATGGCATTGGTGATTGATGATCGCTTGAAAGTGTGGGATGATAAGGATCAACCTCGAGTGCACGTTGTTCCTGCATTTGCTCCATATTTTGCCCCTCAAGCTGAA GGCAACAATTCTGTTCCTGTTCTTTGTGTTGCCAGAAATGTAGCCTGCAATGTTAGAGGTGGTTTTTTCAA AGATTTTGATGAAGGCCTATTACAGCGAATATCTGAAGTTGCATATGAAGATGATATTAAACAAGTTCCTTCTGCTCCCGATGTTAGCAACTATTTGATTTCGGAG GATGATCCTTCAGCTGTAAATGGGAATAAAGATTCACTTGGATTTGATGGAATGGCTGATAGTGAGGTTGAAAGGAGACTCAAG GAAGCAATGTTGGCTTCAACAAGTGTTCCTTCTCAAATGACAAATTTGGATCCAAGACTTGTACCAGCTCTCCAGTACCCTGTCCCACCTGTTATTTCACAACCAAGCATTCAAGGCCCAGTGGTGCCTTTTCCTACTCAACATCTCCCTCAAGTGACTTCTGTACTTAAATCATCAGCGACTCAAATAAGTCCTCAGGATACAAGCTTGCAAAGTTCTCCTGCTAGGGAAGAGGGTGAGGTACCAGAATCTGAATTAGATCCTGATACAAGGAGGAGATTACTTATATTGCAGCATGGTCAAGACACGAGAGATCAAGTATCAAGTGAACCAAAGTTCCCTATTGGGACTCCATTACAAGTATCTGTGCCACCACGGGTGCAGCCACATGGTTGGTTTCCGGCTGAGGAAGAGATGAGCCCTAGGCAACTTAATCGACCCTTACCTCCCAAGGAATTTCCTTTAAATCCAGAGTCTATGCATATTAACAAAAATCGGCCTCCTCATCCACCTTTTCTTCCCAAAATGGAGACTTCTATGCCATCTGATAGAGTTCTTTTTGAGAACCAAAGGCTGCCAAAAGAG GTATTCCCTCGGGATGACAGGATGAGATTTTCCCAATCACAACCTAGCTTTCGTCCACCAG GTGAGGATGTTCCCTTGGGTCGGTCATCTTCCAGCAACAGGGTTCTTGACCTTGAACCTGGACATTATGATCCATATCTAGATACACCTGCTGGAGCTTTACAAGATATTGCATTCAAGTGTGGAGTGAAG GTCGAATTCAGATCAAGTTTTCTTTCGAGTCCAGAACTGCAGTTCTGCTTGGAG GTGTTGTTTGCAGGagaaaaagttggagaaggAATCGGCCGGACGAGAAGGGAAGCGCAACGACATGCTGCTGAGGAATCTCTTATGTATCTGGCCG ACAAATACTTGTCATGTATCAAAGCTGATTCCAGTTCCACTCAGGGTGATGGATTTAGGTTTCCAAATGCAAGTGATAATGGGTTTGTTGAGAACATGAGTCCTTTTGGTTATCAAGATCGTGTCTCACATTCTTTTGCATCAGAGCCTCCCAGAGTGTTGGATCCAAGGCTTGAGGTTTTTAAGAAGTCAGTGGGTTCAGTTGGCGCCCTAAGAGAACTA TGCGCAATTGAAGGACTTGGTTTGGCATTCCAAACTCAGCCTCAACTTTCAGTTAATCCGGGCCAGAAAAGTGAAATATACGCCCAG GTGGAAATTGATGGCCAAGTATTTGGCAAAGGAATTGGTCCAACGTGGGATGATGCTAAAACACAG GCTGCTGAAAGGGCTCTTGTTGCTCTGAAGTCTGAGCTGGCTCAATTTTCTCACAAGCGCCAGGGTTCTCCAAG ATCATTGCAGCAGCAGGGATTTTCTAATAAAAGATTGAAACCTGAATATTCTCGGGGTGTGCAGCAGAGAGTACCATTGTCTGGTAGATTCCCGAAGAATACTTCCGCTATGCCATGA
- the LOC107011010 gene encoding RNA polymerase II C-terminal domain phosphatase-like 1 isoform X1 yields the protein MFKSTVLLYEGERLVGEVEMYGEKGVVWGEKLIRISHYSPSSERCPPLAVLHTVTTGLSFKLEPTKSKPLTQDSPLTLLHSTCLRDNKTAVMSLGREELHLVAMQSKNIGGQCPCFWGFKVASGLYDSCLTMLNLRCLGIVFDLDETLIVANTMRSFEDRIEALQRKINSESDPQRASVMLAEVKRYQEDKIILKQYAENDQVVDNGKVIRSQSEVFPALSDNHQPIVRPLIRLQDRNIILTRINPMIRDTSVLVRLRPAWEDLRSYLTARGRKRFEVYVCTMAERDYALEMWRLLDPDSNLINSQELLDRIVCVKSGLRKSLFNVFQDGNCHPKMALVIDDRLKVWDDKDQPRVHVVPAFAPYFAPQAEGNNSVPVLCVARNVACNVRGGFFKDFDEGLLQRISEVAYEDDIKQVPSAPDVSNYLISEDDPSAVNGNKDSLGFDGMADSEVERRLKEAMLASTSVPSQMTNLDPRLVPALQYPVPPVISQPSIQGPVVPFPTQHLPQVTSVLKSSATQISPQDTSLQSSPAREEGEVPESELDPDTRRRLLILQHGQDTRDQVSSEPKFPIGTPLQVSVPPRVQPHGWFPAEEEMSPRQLNRPLPPKEFPLNPESMHINKNRPPHPPFLPKMETSMPSDRVLFENQRLPKEVFPRDDRMRFSQSQPSFRPPGEDVPLGRSSSSNRVLDLEPGHYDPYLDTPAGALQDIAFKCGVKVEFRSSFLSSPELQFCLEVLFAGEKVGEGIGRTRREAQRHAAEESLMYLADKYLSCIKADSSSTQGDGFRFPNASDNGFVENMSPFGYQDRVSHSFASEPPRVLDPRLEVFKKSVGSVGALRELCAIEGLGLAFQTQPQLSVNPGQKSEIYAQVEIDGQVFGKGIGPTWDDAKTQAAERALVALKSELAQFSHKRQGSPRSLQQQGFSNKRLKPEYSRGVQQRVPLSGRFPKNTSAMP from the exons atgtttAAATCGACGGTGTTGTTGTATGAAGGAGAAAGATTGGTGGGAGAAGTTGAAATGTACGGTGAGAAGGGTGTGGTATGGGGGGAGAAGTTAATAAGGATATCTCACTATTCGCCGTCAAGTGAGAGATGTCCACCACTGGCAGTGCTACACACAGTTACTACTGGATTAAGCTTCAAATTGGAACCTACAAAATCAAAGCCGCTGACCCAAGACTCGCCGCTCACTCTTTTGCATTCCACATGTCTCAGAGATAACAAG ACTGCGGTGATGTCACTTGGAAGAGAGGAACTTCATTTAGTCGCCATGCAGTCTAAGAATATTGGCGGACAATGTCCTTGCTTTTGGGGATTTAAGGTTGCATCAGGGCTTTATGATTCTTGTCTAACAATGCTAAACCTCAGGTGTCTTGGCATTGTATTTGATCTTGATGAGACACTCATAGTTGCCAACACAATGCGTTCATTTGAGGATAGAATAGAGGCCTTGCAGCGGAAAATAAATTCAGAGTCAGATCCGCAACGTGCCTCTGTTATGCTGGCTGAGGTCAAGCGTTACCAGgaggataaaattattttaaagcaaTATGCCGAAAATGATCAGGTTGTTGACAATGGAAAGGTGATCAGATCTCAGTCTGAGGTTTTCCCCGCATTGTCTGATAATCACCAACCTATTGTCAGACCCCTGATTAGGTTGCAAGATAGAAACATTATTCTTACTCGTATTAATCCAATG ATCCGTGATACTAGTGTTCTTGTGAGATTGAGACCTGCTTGGGAGGATCTCCGAAGCTATCTGACTGCAAGGGGTCGGAAGCGCTTTGAAGTTTATGTGTGCACAATGGCTGAAAGAGATTATGCTTTAGAAATGTGGCGCCTTCTTGATCCAGATTCAAACTTGATTAACTCGCAAGAACTCTTGGATCGTATTGTCTGTGTCAAGTCTG GCTTGAGGAAATCTTTGTTCAATGTATTCCAAGATGGAAATTGTCATCCTAAGATGGCATTGGTGATTGATGATCGCTTGAAAGTGTGGGATGATAAGGATCAACCTCGAGTGCACGTTGTTCCTGCATTTGCTCCATATTTTGCCCCTCAAGCTGAA GGCAACAATTCTGTTCCTGTTCTTTGTGTTGCCAGAAATGTAGCCTGCAATGTTAGAGGTGGTTTTTTCAA AGATTTTGATGAAGGCCTATTACAGCGAATATCTGAAGTTGCATATGAAGATGATATTAAACAAGTTCCTTCTGCTCCCGATGTTAGCAACTATTTGATTTCGGAG GATGATCCTTCAGCTGTAAATGGGAATAAAGATTCACTTGGATTTGATGGAATGGCTGATAGTGAGGTTGAAAGGAGACTCAAG GAAGCAATGTTGGCTTCAACAAGTGTTCCTTCTCAAATGACAAATTTGGATCCAAGACTTGTACCAGCTCTCCAGTACCCTGTCCCACCTGTTATTTCACAACCAAGCATTCAAGGCCCAGTGGTGCCTTTTCCTACTCAACATCTCCCTCAAGTGACTTCTGTACTTAAATCATCAGCGACTCAAATAAGTCCTCAGGATACAAGCTTGCAAAGTTCTCCTGCTAGGGAAGAGGGTGAGGTACCAGAATCTGAATTAGATCCTGATACAAGGAGGAGATTACTTATATTGCAGCATGGTCAAGACACGAGAGATCAAGTATCAAGTGAACCAAAGTTCCCTATTGGGACTCCATTACAAGTATCTGTGCCACCACGGGTGCAGCCACATGGTTGGTTTCCGGCTGAGGAAGAGATGAGCCCTAGGCAACTTAATCGACCCTTACCTCCCAAGGAATTTCCTTTAAATCCAGAGTCTATGCATATTAACAAAAATCGGCCTCCTCATCCACCTTTTCTTCCCAAAATGGAGACTTCTATGCCATCTGATAGAGTTCTTTTTGAGAACCAAAGGCTGCCAAAAGAG GTATTCCCTCGGGATGACAGGATGAGATTTTCCCAATCACAACCTAGCTTTCGTCCACCAG GTGAGGATGTTCCCTTGGGTCGGTCATCTTCCAGCAACAGGGTTCTTGACCTTGAACCTGGACATTATGATCCATATCTAGATACACCTGCTGGAGCTTTACAAGATATTGCATTCAAGTGTGGAGTGAAG GTCGAATTCAGATCAAGTTTTCTTTCGAGTCCAGAACTGCAGTTCTGCTTGGAG GTGTTGTTTGCAGGagaaaaagttggagaaggAATCGGCCGGACGAGAAGGGAAGCGCAACGACATGCTGCTGAGGAATCTCTTATGTATCTGGCCG ACAAATACTTGTCATGTATCAAAGCTGATTCCAGTTCCACTCAGGGTGATGGATTTAGGTTTCCAAATGCAAGTGATAATGGGTTTGTTGAGAACATGAGTCCTTTTGGTTATCAAGATCGTGTCTCACATTCTTTTGCATCAGAGCCTCCCAGAGTGTTGGATCCAAGGCTTGAGGTTTTTAAGAAGTCAGTGGGTTCAGTTGGCGCCCTAAGAGAACTA TGCGCAATTGAAGGACTTGGTTTGGCATTCCAAACTCAGCCTCAACTTTCAGTTAATCCGGGCCAGAAAAGTGAAATATACGCCCAG GTGGAAATTGATGGCCAAGTATTTGGCAAAGGAATTGGTCCAACGTGGGATGATGCTAAAACACAG GCTGCTGAAAGGGCTCTTGTTGCTCTGAAGTCTGAGCTGGCTCAATTTTCTCACAAGCGCCAGGGTTCTCCAAG ATCATTGCAGCAGCAGGGATTTTCTAATAAAAGATTGAAACCTGAATATTCTCGGGGTGTGCAGCAGAGAGTACCATTGTCTGGTAGATTCCCGAAGAATACTTCCGCTATGCCATGA
- the LOC107011009 gene encoding uncharacterized protein LOC107011009: MIVRTYGRRSRSMSRSYSESGLNDEVSEHILSQENSQDIYSFGFSSQDSVHWSSNFNNSDPYDVGSSQGCQELSILPSRKEDRDLGFEGHDGVLWKPKKVKMFDWETYSLNSSQESDEFSFLPDGGEYGGLGKFDGGLHEPKKVKKTGKGKENGVLQKKKKVKSKELGLPSLGPTATLMETQECGEMMEHMDEVNFALDGLRKGQPARIRRASLLSLLSICGTAQQRRLLRAHGMAKTIIDTVLGLSFDDSPSNLAAAGLFYILTSDGGDDHLLDSPSCIRFLIKLLRPVAAPASVAKAPTIGSKLLAMRLDADVTQDSVKGLDSTSSSITRKVQEVLISCKEIKPDDGNGHDRPELNPKWISLLTMAKACLSTISIEDTSGTVRRSKDNFKEKLRELGGLDAVFDVARSCHSVLEGWSKKSSQSIVDSKDNTAIESLVLLLKCLKIMENATFLSTDNQNHLLQMKGKFDSLNSPRSFTKLILSVIKILSGAYLCRTSFGSSNDGKVCDLSDGTARALELRSLSDKNDGSCQILCIDSSTTCYTSEGSCSQKNLGETQTDQIGSSISSLEFASTSTSDSWQLKLRIESSKSGSCSGTSEDFSFGVNKNSSKVNFLIGDNQRINGDKRLELMEESQDPFAFDDDFGPSRWDLMSTKQKVPETQIRQTSLFERDDEYLSLIVQSQQESSCQENKPESSSKENNQSGQTSCSSVADDETSTLLADCLLTAVKVLMNLTNDNPVGCQQIAAGGGLEALSALIASHFPSFSLHLDRNGSSKSSVGSDSDGHLNDQELDFLVAILGLLVNLVEKDGCNRSRLAAASISLPGSEGLFKGETQTDVIPLLCAIFLENQGAGEAAEEGKCLQWDDEDAVLQGEKEAEKMIIEAYSALLLAFLSTESKSIRQAIAGYLPDHKLSILVPVLERFVEFHMTLNMISPETHSTVLEVIESCRVR; this comes from the exons ATGATCGTTAGAACATACGGCCGGCGGAGTAGAAGCATGTCACGGAGCTACTCTGAATCAGGGTTAAATGATGAAGTTTCGGAACACATACTTTCTCAGGAGAATTCTCAAGATATTTACAGTTTCGGGTTTTCATCTCAAGACTCAGTTCACTGGTCGTCGAATTTCAATAATTCAGATCCATACGATGTCGGCTCATCTCAAGGGTGTCAAGAATTGTCGATTTTGCCGTCAAGGAAGGAGGATAGGGATTTGGGTTTTGAGGGTCATGATGGGGTTTTGTGGAAACCCAAGAAAGTAAAGATGTTTGATTGGGAGACTTATAGTTTGAATTCATCACAAGAGTCGGATGAATTTTCGTTTTTACCAGATGGGGGGGAGTACGGTGGTCTTGGGAAATTTGATGGGGGATTACATGAACCGAAGAAGGTGAAGAAGACTGGGAAGGGTAAGGAAAATGGGGTtttgcagaagaagaagaaggtgaAGTCGAAGGAGCTGGGATTGCCTTCACTGGGGCCCACAGCGACTTTGATGGAGACTCAAGAATGTGGTGAGATGATGGAACATATGGATGAGGTGAATTTTgcattggatggtttgaggaaaGGGCAGCCTGCGAGAATCAGAAGGGCGAGTTTATTGTCATTGCTATCTATATGTGGAACAGCTCAGCAGCGTCGCCTTTTACGGGCTCACGG GATGGCAAAAACAATTATTGATACTGTTTTGGGACTCAGCTTTGATGACTCACCTAGCAACCTTGCTGCAGCAGGTCTATTCTACATTTTGACTAGTGAT ggAGGAGACGACCATCTTCTTGATTCACCCAGCTGCATTCGCTTTCTTATAAAATTGTTAAGACCAGTTGCTGCTCCTGCTTCCGTAGCAAAGGCTCCAACTATTGGGAGCAAACTTTTGGCGATGCGCTTAGATGCTGATGTGACTCAAGACTCTGTAAAAGGCCTAGATTCTACTTCCTCTTCAATAACCCGCAAGGTGCAGGAGGTTCTTATTTCTTGCAAGGAAATAAAGCCAGATGATGGAAATGGACATGACAGACCAGAATTAAACCCAAAATGGATTAGTTTACTGACAATGGCAAAAGCTTGCTTGTCGACAATCTCTATTGAAG ATACTTCTGGTACTGTGCGGAGAAGTAAGGACAACTTCAAAGAAAAGCTGAGAGAGCTTGGAGGACTTGATGCGGTCTTTGACGTGGCAAGAAGTTGTCATTCTGTTTTGGAG GGTTGGTCAAAGAAAAGCTCACAGTCTATCGTAGATTCTAAAGATAATACGGCCATAGAAAGTCTGGTGCTACTCTTAAAATGTTTGAAGATCATGGAAAATGCAACTTTTCTTAGTACGGACAATCAG AATCACTTGcttcaaatgaaaggaaaatttgATAGTCTGAACTCCCCAAGGTCTTTTACAAAGCTAATCTTAAGTGTGATCAAGATTCTCTCCG GGGCTTACCTGTGCAGAACTTCTTTTGGAAGTTCCAATGATGGAAAAGTCTGTGACCTTTCTGATGGAACTGCTCGTGCTTTAGAATTACGTTCACTATCAGATAAGAACG ATGGAAGCTGTCAGATTTTGTGCATTGATTCCTCTACGACATGCTATACAAGTGAAGGTTCCTGTTCCCAGAAGAACTTGGGTGAAACTCAAACTGATCAGATTGGTTCATCCATATCTAGTTTAGAATTCGCTAGCACCTCCACAAGTGATTCTTGGCAGCTTAAATTGAGGATTGAATCTTCCAAATCTGGGTCATGTAGTGGAACCTCTGAGGACTTCAGTTTTGGGGTCAACAAGAATTCatcaaaagtgaattttttgATTGGTGATAATCAAAGAATTAATGGAGACAAGAGACTTGAACTTATGGAAGAGAGTCAAGATCCTTTTGCTTTTGATGATGATTTTGGACCTTCACGATGGGATTTAATGTCTACTAAGCAAAAGGTGCCGGAAACTCAAATTAGGCAGACATCACTTTTTGAACGTGATGATGAATACCTATCTCTTATTGTGCAAAGCCAGCAAGAGTCTAGTTGCCAGGAGAACAAACCAGAGTCAAGTAGCAAGGAGAACAATCAATCTGGTCAGACCTCTTGTTCTTCTGTTGCAGATGACGAAACGTCGACCCTTCTGGCAGATTGCCTTCTCACAGCTGTTAAG GTTCTGATGAACTTGACGAATGACAACCCTGTTGGCTGTCAGCAAATTGCTGCCGGTGGTGGACTAGAAGCTTTATCTGCTTTGATCGCCAGCCATTTTCCGTCCTTCAGCTTGCATTTGGATCGTAATGGGTCATCAAAATCAAGTGTTGGATCTGATAGTGATGGCCATCTCAATGATCAAGAGCTAGATTTTCTTGTTGCTATTTTGGGTTTGCTGGTCAATTTGGTAGAGAAGGATGGCTGCAACAG GTCTAGACTTGCAGCTGCTAGTATTTCATTGCCTGGATCAGAAGGTTTGTTTAAGGGGGAGACTCAGACAGATGTTATCCCTCTGCTATGTGCAATCTTTCTGGAAAATCAAGGGGCTGGAGAGGCTGCTGAGGAAGGAAAATGTTTGCAATGG GATGATGAAGATGCTGTACTACAGGGGGAGAAAGAAGCTGAAAAAATGATTATTGAAGCATATTCAGCTCTCCTTCTTGCCTTCCTTTCAACTGAGAG CAAGAGCATACGGCAGGCAATCGCTGGTTACTTACCAGATCATAAATTGTCCATTCTTGTACCTGTGCTGGAGAGATTTGTG